A region from the Triticum urartu cultivar G1812 chromosome 1, Tu2.1, whole genome shotgun sequence genome encodes:
- the LOC125524515 gene encoding TLC domain-containing protein 4-like, protein MDVPAAPAMAFKAYKYKEVLVRDYLLADSYAPYAAVLGGILMCKLAYDFTRIISSFNFKGYASLNDMQKIEWNNRGMSTVHAIFITVMSVYLVFFSGMFSDQLDGPVTVRSSSLSSFTLGVSIGYFITDIAMIYWLYPALGGMEYVIHHMLSLMSTMYAMLSGEAHVYIYMGLITETTTPGINLRWFLDVAGMKNSKAYLVNGVAMVVTWLVARIILFMYLFYHMFVHYDQIKKMNTFGYFLVLIAPCIIFVMNVLWFSKILKGLKKTMAKRHAE, encoded by the exons ATGGATGTGCCTGCGGCTCCAGCCATGGCATTTAAAGCCTACAAGTACAAAGAGGTTCTTGTTAGGGACTACTTGCTGGCAGACTCGTATGCTCCATACGCTGCTGTGCTCGGGGGGATCCTGATGTGCAAATTG GCCTACGATTTCACGCGCATTATCAGTTCATTTAACTTCAAAGGTTATGCTTCTCTTAACGATATGCAGAAGATCGAATGGAACAACAG GGGCATGTCCACTGTCCATGCAATATTCATTACAGTTATGTCAGTATACCTAGTGTTCTTCTCGGGCATGTTTTCTGACCAGCTGGATGGACCAGTAACAGTTAGAAGTTCAAGCCTCTCCAGTTTTACATTAGGG GTCTCTATTGGGTATTTCATTACAGACATTGCCATGATATATTGGCTTTACCCTGCCCTTGGTGGAATGGAGTAT GTTATCCACCACATGCTTTCACTTATGTCTACAATGTACGCTATGCTTTCTGGGGAAGCACATGTATACATATACATGGGTCTCATCACTGAGACTACTACACCAGGAATCAATCTAAGATG GTTCCTTGATGTTGCTGGAATGAAGAACTCCAAAGCTTACCTTGTTAACGGAGTTGCAATGGTTGTTACTTGGCTG GTTGCAAGGATAATTCTGTTCATGTACTTGTTCTATCACATGTTTGTACATTATGATCAG ATTAAGAAGATGAACACCTTCGGCTATTTTCTGGTACTTATTGCGCCTTGCATAATCTTCGTGATGAATGTGCTTTGGTTCTCCAAGATCCTAAAAGGTCTCAAGAAGACGATGGCCAAGAGGCATGCTGAGTAG
- the LOC125537204 gene encoding putative F-box/FBD/LRR-repeat protein At4g03220 yields the protein MAGDPRLPGGIDRISGLTDDLLGHILSFMPVWDAVRLSALSRRWRGAWAHAPVLNISDKQHPDRFLEFAGAALARYGQPDIPSLAVTIGRRSSLGPATAAWLRGAMEHVVGSIRVQVDRHTPPLDQLVLPRSLRATAMTLDLSGDVLSKGVLVLPEPAEPAAFRRMTELSLSNVRLQVQPDRLGEFLSSCFPQLRKLRLRKVCNVAAEPRLWPLMLDMDMLEELEVDSIHQLTMLQVVAAKLRLLIVRHCFESLAVLRADIVFKVSAPGLEAISWTGWFPKQLNFLPDAQCVRRLSGIIVNWPSISWADYCLPGVMQLLETCSGADRLDLCVDIYDGWVPSMVSKQDFMERMPHLPNIRALSLTIVTILRMLRSPIGEIVFCFLRRCPNLTLLHIDLSTLHQFTRQEPHYLVFPDDDAETKAAKPCQDREYDPPKAHKYQLQLGSLRKIRISGFAGTDAEMELADLLFGIGAERSALEGISISSFAQLKDRIGRIAQKMMARFPLAGGRWETSPLEEITWTKNNDGLEISNALRSTTIM from the exons ATGGCCGGGGACCCGCGACTTCCCGGCGGCATCGACCGGATCAGCGGCCTCACGGACGACCTGCTCGGGCACATCCTCTCCTTCATGCCCGTCTGGGACGCCGTGCGCTTGTCCGCGCTCTCCAGGCGGTGGCGGGGCGCCTGGGCCCACGCCCCCGTCCTCAACATCTCCGATAAGCAGCATCCCGACCGGTTCCTCGAGTTCGCCGGCGCGGCGCTCGCGCGGTACGGCCAGCCCGACATCCCGTCGCTCGCCGTGACCATCGGTCGCCGGTCCAGTCTCGGCCCCGCCACGGCCGCTTGGCTCCGCGGCGCCATGGAGCACGTCGTCGGATCCATCCGCGTCCAGGTGGACCGGCACACCCCTCCGCTGGATCAGCTGGTTCTGCCACGCAGCCTGCGAGCCACGGCCATGACCCTGGACTTGAGCGGCGACGTCCTCTCCAAAGGCGTGCTCGTCCTCCCGGAGCCTGCCGAACCTGCCGCTTTCCGGCGGATGACAGAGCTGAGCCTCTCGAATGTGCGTCTGCAGGTGCAGCCAGACAGGCTTGGCGAGTTCTTGTCATCATGCTTCCCGCAGCTGAGGAAGCTGCGCCTTCGCAAAGTTTGCAATGTGGCCGCAGAGCCGAGACTGTGGCCACTGATGCTCGACATGGACATGCTCGAGGAGCTAGAGGTCGACAGCATCCACCAACTAACGATGCTGCAGGTGGTGGCtgccaaactccggctgctgatCGTGAGACACTGCTTCGAGAGTCTGGCAGTGCTCCGCGCCGACATCGTGTTCAAGGTCTCCGCGCCGGGGCTGGAGGCGATCAGCTGGACCGGCTGGTTCCCGAAGCAGCTGAACTTCCTACCCGACGCGCAATGTGTCCGTCGACTGTCCGGCATCATCGTCAACTGGCCCAGCATATCGTGGGCTGACTACTGTTTGCCGGGTGTCATGCAGTTGCTCGAGACATGCTCTGGAGCTGACCGGCTAGATCTTTGTGTCGACATCTATGATGGATGGGTTCCATCCATGGTATCAAAACAG GATTTCATGGAACGCATGCCACACCTTCCCAACATCAGGGCACTCTCCCTGACGATCGTCACGATTCTCCGAATGCTCCGCTCTCCAATTGGTGAAATTGTCTTCTGCTTCCTTAGGCGATGCCCGAACCTAACTCTGCTTCACATCGACCTATCGACGCTGCACCAGTTTACAAGGCAGGAGCCGCATTATCTTGTGTTTCCG GATGATGATGCTGAAACTAAAGCTGCAAAGCCATGTCAAGACCGTGAATATGATCCGCCTAAAGCACACAAATATCAATTGCAACTAGGCTCTCTTCGAAAGATAAGAATCAGTGGCTTTGCCGGAACGGATGCTGAGATGGAGCTCGCCGATCTTCTGTTCGGAATTGGAGCCGAGCGGTCGGCGCTCGAGGGGATATCTATATCATCATTTGCACAGCTGAAGGATCGCATTGGCAGGATCGCCCAGAAGATGATGGCTCGGTTCCCTCTTGCGGGAGGGCGCTGGGAGACCTCCCCCTTGGAAGAGATCACGTGGACGAAGAACAATGACGGGCTGGAAATATCAAATGCTCTTAGGTCAACAACCATAATGTAG